In the genome of Theropithecus gelada isolate Dixy chromosome 19, Tgel_1.0, whole genome shotgun sequence, the window gccgcCACATGAGGCCAGAACCCAGCTTTTGTAATCTTCCTGAACTAACATCTTCATTGCCGTGGTGAATAACCGACTTCTCCCATGCAGGCTGGGGCAAGTGTGTCTCCAACAAGGCCAAACCCATTGAACATCTGAGGTTGGGAAATGGCGAACGAAGAGTAAATTGTGATCCCAAGGACAGCCCCGTTGGATCTGCTTGCTGGAGCTGAGCATGCTTCTGTTTAGAGATCTAAATGGCACGGCCTTGCCTTGTGTCTTGCTGCATAATAAATTGTAGCCCTCACATTAACCGGTCAGGCTTCAGTGATAACCAAAGTGCAGCCTGCCGGTGGGACCCTGATCAATAAGACTTTCTATTTATAGGATTGTTACAAATGgaagttttatttaaatgagaCGGTGCTGAGGAGTACACAGAAGATCGATcggataaataaaatacagtaaaagagTTTAATTTGGGTTTGATACgcagctcacacacacacacacacacacacacacgggctgACACACGAATTCACAACCACACTGAGGGGAAAGGTTAGTGCCCTGCCAACACCCCTACAATAATCAAACCATGACAACGCACTGGGCAGAGGCAGGATGTTAGCAAAGTGAAATATGAAATTGAAAGAAAGCAGGAGGAGGCACAGTGGAAAGTTGATCTAGGGTCTGAAGGAAGCTGGGCTTTCAGCCTTCCTTGCAGACcatcttgctgtgtggccttggagaaGCCCCTCTCTTCTCTGGAGCTCCATGTATCGGTCTAGAAATGAGCCCACTCAGCTCTGACACTCCATGATTCCCTGGAAGAGACACTATTGTAAAGGAGCAACGACAAAAGAAGAAACTTGCTGTCTCGTCCATCTCTAATCTATTGCTGTTCCCCAGACAGCCAGGGTTTGAGGTTTTGAACCCAGGGAGACTGGGTTTTAAACACCAGCTCCATCAGGACCGCGCAACCTTGAGTAAGCAGggtgagaaggtgacatttagaGACTCGAAGCGTGGGGCTTCATTCAGCCTTCCCAACCAGAGCGCAGGGCTCCCTCACCTTCCTCCCGGGCTCTTGTTATCATCTGGTGGTGAGGATGGTGAGTGGTGCCTCCGCTTGTAGAGCACCTGTGTGTGTAAAAGGAagttagcactttgggaggccaagacgggcggatcatgaggtcaggagatcaagaccatcctggctaacacggtgaaaccccgtctctactaaaaaatacaaaaatctagccaggtgaggtggcgggtgcctgtagtcccagctacacgggaggctgaggcaggagaatggcataaacccgggaggcggagcttgcagtgagctgagatccggccactgcactccagcctgggcgacagagtgagactccgtctcaaaaaaaaaaaaaagaaaaaaaagaaaggaagttagGCTTGCAGAGTGCCTGGTCATGGCTCGGCACAGAGATGAATTCATGGCCCTGGGGCTTGGCTGCGCTCCCCAGAAGTGGGTAACAAGGGGTACCCGCGGCAACAAGAAAGCTCAGGTTGTCCAGCTGCCAAGGTCTGATCCCAGACACCACCAGTGTCAGCCTGGCAACTCCCATGCCCATCTGAGCAGGAAAAGTGGCAGCAGCCAGGCATGGAGAGAAGGCTGACCCCAGGCACGCAGGTGAGGTGTTGCATTGCCAATTGTCAGCTGGACTGAAGGACAGATCTGGCAGCAGCCACAGCCGCATTGCCCACAACGTGTCGCGTAGCTTCCTGTGCTGTTTTTCTCAGTTCACGTGCACTCTGTAGTGGCAAGGGAATGTTGTATTTTATTGCTGTATTTTATCAACACACAATTATTTCAGGACTTAGATTTCTCTCCAAAAAATGGATTAATGTTTGATGACCACGTGAGGCCATCGTGACCCAGGCTGGGAAGATGCTTGTGCaatgcaacatggtgaaagtcccTTCCTCCAGGGCagggtttttagttttttatctAGGGTAGGAGAAGATGAGATACTTGGATCCCTCTTCAGCACGAATTTATTTGCTACAGTCTTGGGAAATgaagtttatctttttaatacCATAGACAGACTTCATCATGCATATTAGAAGTTCACCAGGTATTAGGTAATTTAGACCATAAATTCTCCTCAAAGTGACCCATCATCTcggtatttatatttttcctctgaAAAGACGGGAGGCATAAAAGCAAGCTTTGTAGTTTTATATCTGTCAGCTTGTCACATAAATATCTCAGTAACTACTGATCTTATCAtcataaaatttccatttgtatAGTTAGACATGTCATGTTGGCCAGTTACACAAAAAGTTAAGCACACGCAACACTCAACCCCATTTGGGGCCAGCTCTCATCTTGATGTCTCTCTGTGTAGTCCAAGGAGAGGCCTAGAGTGGACTAGGCTGGAAACAAGCTCCATCCAACAACACAGGAATGACTGAGCAGAAAAAGCCCCATGAGGCTTCCACTCCCCTCTCCTGAGGGTGTTCATGCCATAGTGCTGATGGCGTGAAGTCCCCTAGAATGAAGGATGCCTGGATGCCTTCTCTAAGGGCAGCAGTGAGGAAGGTTGGCAAACATAATTCAGGTCCTTTGTGACCTTGATGGCAGATCAGGATTTAAGCCCATTTCCAGGTGCACAATGTTAGCAGGGTTGGGTGTGAAAAAGATGAGAtgaactgtttttgttgttttggagacaggttcttgctctgtctccgaggctggagcgcagtgacttgatcataactcactgcagccttgacctcctgggctctggtgatcctcccacctcagccttctgagtagctgcacACGCTcacattaccatgcctggctaatttattattttttattttttgtagaaacagggtctcactatcttacccaggttggtctcaaactcctggcctcaagatatcctcctgcttctgcctcctaaagtgccgggattacagacatgagccacattGACCAAGAtaagactaattttttttcctttctttctttctttctttttttttttttttgagatagagtctcactctgttgcgcaggttggagtgcagtggcacaatcttggctcactgcaacctccacctcctgggttctaccaaatcacctgcctcagcctcccgagtagcgaggattacaggcatgtgccaccatgcctggctaatttttgtatttttagtagagatggggtttcgccatgttggccaggctggtctcaaacttctgacctcaagtgatccacctgcttccacctcccaaagtgctgggattgcaggtgtgagccactgagcccagccataGTTTTGAAACAAGTGTTTATTTATAACTGCTAGTGTCACCCACTGTATGGCTCAGGTGACAGACAAAGCCCCTGTCCCCCAGCAGCCCTGGGCCTAATATGGGAGACAGTTCCAGTATCCAGGGTGATAGCAGAGACAGATACAAGACAACTTACGGACACAGGGCAGCAGCAACATTACCTTTGCTGGGAGACTTGCAAGGGCAGGAATCAGCGAGGTGTCAACACCCTAGGGCATGAAAGCTCCACTTGGTTTTTGGACTCAAGAGAGGACTGGATATTCCTATCTATTGAATATgactatttatttttccatttactacTTACGGGTCACTAGCTGTATGCTGGGCCCTATGCCAGGGTCAGAGATGTGGTAAGAACTGAGGCCCATGCAACCTCCCAGAGCTTACAGTCTAATTGAGGGGAGGAGGATGAGCCGTGAAACAAAATGTCACACAGATAACTTCGTCTAATATTAGACACtaatattctaagtgaagtaacttaggaatagaaaaccaaacgtcgtatgttctcactgatatgtgggagctaggCTACGAGGCGGTAAAGGCGTAAGGATGAcaaaatggactttggggacttggggggaagagtggaaagggggcaagggataaaagacaacaaatatggtgcagCGTATACTGCTTAGGTGTTGGGTGTACcagaatctcacaaatcaccattaaagaacttactcatgtaaacaAATACCACCTGGACCCCagtaacttatggaaaaataaagtaaaataaataaggctgggcgcgttggctcatgcctgtaatcccagcactttgggatgccaaggcgggtggattatgaggtcaggagatcaaaagcatcctggccaacatggtgaaaccccgtctctactaaaaatacaaaaattagctgggtgtggcagcacgcacctgtaatcccagctactcgggaggctgaggcaggagaactgcttgaacccgggagccggaggttgcagtgagccactgcactccagcctgagtgacagagtgagactctgtctaaatatatatgtatatatatagacagattGACTATCTAAAATGCACAAGGGACACTTAGGTATTGTCAGGGATCATAAGGATGAGACCAAGTCCCCGGTCTTAAAGAATTTATTaccaaataaagcaaaataaggtACATTCATAAAAAAAGCCTTCATCTCCAGGGCAGAGGAGAGCTCACATACTAATTAACGCGTGTGAAAGCATTTCACACACACAGTGTGCGGTATGTGTGTTTCAGCCTACATTGCAGCCTGATGCCATTGCTAAATAAGCTCCACCCTATTGGGGACACATAGAGCTGCAGACTCCAGAAGGCCAACCTCGCCGCTGGTGACATGAGAGTAGAGGGAGCAGTGAAAGCTGAAGCCTCCAAGGGCATGCACTAAACTATACTGTGGTGGGAACCGTATTGCAGTTGGGGCATTGGTCTTGGGTCCATTTAAAACAAACTTCTTTAAAGGTGACTTTGACTGAAATGGGCTCAGCAGAGGACACTGCATTCTGAGAGAGGGCAGGTGAGACTCAGCGGTCGGGATAAGGCAGAGCTGACTGAGGATGGGGCTGCGTGACGGAAAAGAAAACAGGGACTGGAGTGGCCTGGGTATATGATTCtgtgactttttgttgtttcttattttttattataataattattattaatttatttattgagatggagtttcgctctcgttgccaaggctgcagtgcaatggcgtgatcttggctcactgcaaccttcgcctcccaggttcaactgattctcccgcctcagcctcccaagtagctcggatcacaggtgtgcgccactacggcgagctaaatttttttgtatttttattagagaccgggtttcaccatgttgctcagcctggccttgatctactgacctcaagtgatccacccatctccgcctcccaaagtgcttgttTCTTGTTCTTTAAAAGTCACCCTTTTGTGGCTTTTTATTTAAGGCAAAAATTATTATCCTTTGATTCTAACCTACAAAATGATTAATAATGGCTATCAAACATTCAGCCTCTACAACATGTTAAGGGACACGGTGCAATGGGCCTCATCAGCCTTCACAACAACTCCCTGAGTCCAACCCCACAGGCCCCACTCACAGATGGGGCACAAAGACAGAGAGCAGCGGGCAGACCTGAGACGCGCAGTGGAACGGCCTCACGCTCTTCCCTGATCTGCACAGTGGCTGGTGCCACCCACAGCTCTCCGCGTGTCCCTCCTGTCTGCCCTAACTGCAGCAAGCTTTGGGGAGGCCATTTGTGCTCAGAGGGGATGCGAGATGGCAACACACGTGAAGCCAGCATGGGAATGTCTGAATTTCAGGGAAAAACTGCTTTTCAGAAAGCAGCTCTTATTCTTTCATCAGACAACATTCCTTTGCCTGCGAAGCCCAGAACATCCTCCTCCACCTGAAATCATCCCTCCCTTGAGGATGCAgcctgagtttcactcttgcggGACACGCTGTCCCTGACATCCTCTGCCTCTGGCTGGAGGCAGCATCTCGTCTCCTCCCTGATAATGTCCCCACGTTGCATGCAATGACAGTCATTCTTAGAGGCCTGCACTGCCCAGAGAGGCTGTGTTGTTTGCCATTCAATGTCCTTGAGGCATGACCTAGGCTCTCCTAGGTGAACCTGAGGGACAACAACAGACAGAGATTTGTGGAAGGGACAGCTCTGGACAGACCAAGAGCGTTCGTGCCAGGTGTGGAACTCACTTTTGCAGTTCAGATACCCTCAGGTCTCCAATGCACCCCAGGAGCCAATCGAAAACAGTGGACTAGAAAGCTCAAGGCCAGCTGCGATGCCTAGACCCTTTGGTCGAATATGGACCCATCACCCATGagtaaaggaaaagagaagcaaaatcaGGATGAGAAAATCAGGACTTCTCAGGTGCAGTCAGAGAAGATCCAATTCTTACAGGAAGTCAACAGAGAATCCCCAAAGGCTACCCCAGCTCCACAGCTCATCTCCCCATCGGAGCATGACAGCAGGAAGCCTTCGCACTTGGTTCCTCTCACAGACATGAGGAAGTTGCATAGAAGGCCCTTTCGAGGTGGTTTGGGACTGATTAGGAGAGGAGTGTGGTTCACCATTCGGCTTGGTTCTTTTTCTGAGTGATGCACAGCATTTTAATTCTCAAGCTAATCTTTGATTAACATCCAGGAAATTTGAgccttttaattaaaagaaagggaaggtttaaaaagaaaataggtcaATGGGCCTTTCTGAAAGGTGGTCCCAGTGAAGCTAAAGGCTTGCTTTGGaattttcaggttccccagtgtTAATAGAATTTAGATCACATTGAGAATTTAGATCGCGGGAACAGAAAGCGCTGTCCTTTTTCACTGACCCAATTTGAGAAGTAAAAATTGATCAGCAGACCAGCTGGGCATGCAGACATAGACCACAGCATTTGCATGGACTGTTAAGAGTGTTATTCACAGCTTCTGGCAGAGGAGCTGGGTGCTTCCCTGCATCCAAGACGGCGTGCTTGCAATGAAGGAACCCCTGCCTTCATCACCTGTGCGTGAGAGAGACCTGTTACAGCCTCTGGGGGCGGGATGAAGCCAGGTAGGAAAATGCATCAGGGCGGAGGGGGGTTTTGTAAGAACATCTGTCAACTCTGCTGCTTAGTAGCACTGTTCCCTGAatctgtggagggagggaggtagtgATATGGAAACAGGAATTCCAGGGCCTCTTAACCGTATTCATATTCTGCATTTCCTCCTTCCATTGCCAatgaactacaaaaaaaaaatgtgtgttactaagattttaaaaattaagatgtaaTTAACATAGGATGCATGCACAGCTCTTAGGTGTATAATTTCACGTATAATATCCATGCAAACATCAGCCTGATCAAGCTCTATGACTTTTCCATGACCCCAGAATGTTCCCTCATGCCTCTTTTTGGGGAGATTCTCTTGAGAAGAAAGTGTGCTCTGTTCTGATTTCTCTCACCACAGCTTAGCCTTCCCTGCTCTGCAACTCCATATGCATTCGATCCTACAGTGTAGACTCTTTGGAAGCTGGCTTGTATGGCTCAACCCATTGTTTTGAGACTCATACGTGGTATTGTGTGTATtcatggcttatttttttttaatcactgagtAATGGACATTCTCCAGTTAGACCACAGCTGGTTAATCCATTCACATTTTGATGGGCatgggaaaagaaaatttagaagactCTAGAAAGGGGAAGAATAAAAACGTATTTTGAGTCAGAATTAATACATTCATTCCACGGATGTTTGTGAAATGCCAGTGCTCTGCTAGAGCTTGTGCTTGGCACTGTGAGTGCAGCTGTGAAGGGAACAGTCAGGCACCGGGGCTCATGCACTTAGACCTAGGAGGAGATGCAGATTATGAACAAGTAAACAGATACATGGCCAAGATGATTTTAGATTGTGATAAATTCTCTGAAGCCAAttctattatgaaaaataaacgAAAGATTACATTTTTAGGACAGATATTTTGGtagagtagatttttaaaaaaaaacaaaattgctaTTAAGATCACGAATATGATAAAAATTTGCATCAatttgtgatttttctgccttaaaCATCTTTATTAACCAGTGAGTCCACGGTAAAGTGTGAAATCCGCATCTCACATTGACTCTTTCTTCCTTGCGTAAAGTGTGAAATCCGCATCTCACATTGACTCTTTCTTCCTTGCCGTGTGTTTTCCTAAGTCTCTTTCCTCTTAGCCTATTACATCTTGGTATTACAGATACATTTGTAGTTGTTCAATGGagatttcataaaaaataaaaatcctggctcagagaaagaaaactaagaaacatgTGCTGTGGgatttgaattatttcttgctAAAACAACCACCACCCTCTCTCTATGCAAGATTCTtgacacaaatattttcaaaggaagcGATTTCCCTCCTTTCACCATGGGCTGTCTCTCTACAGTCGGCATTGttcagaaagaggaagaaggaggcaCAGGGAAATACTTCAGCATTCTATAATAAAGTAGTTCATGGCACAATTAAAATGATGTAGTATAACAGTAACATGATATGCTGAATTTAAATAACTGAAGCTGATTAAGGAGGACGTCAGAATTAAATGCGTGATGGAATTGACATAACAGATCCAAGATGGCCTCTCCATGTTTCAGCCGAGAGATGGTGCCAACCATTGATATTTTCCAGGCAAATTTGTTGatagataaaacatttttatagacTTTCCATTATTCCTTGTAGCCATCagcttttaattttctctttctagttAATATACTTGTGTATAATTTAAACAGAAAACTGTTCTGTTTCATCATAAAAGATTTGCCTGTTACTTTGGGTGTGTAAATCAAGTGGACAGCACAACATTCTTGAACTTGTTTTTTAAGGCATTTGTTGACAACAACAGAAAGGAAGATCACAGACACCGCCAATAAGCGTGgacatcaattattttttaattgtataggAGTACAGTACACTAATTAAAACTAGTATATCTTGCAATGCCAAAGgcaaaattaattattaatttttattaatattcagaAGTAGCACAAGGAATGCATTAATAAAGATTTGGTGGTTGTGACTGAGATCTTGTTTAGctttatattttaggaaaaaaaaaaaaggttttctggCTCAATCTGAATAAAAAGAAGCTGGTACCGAAGGGATGATCTTTATTGAAATGGAATATGCTCACCAGAGTGGGTATTTAGTGACAGAAGATGAGATGTGGAAGGAGATTATGTGAAAACCCCAAATGCTTGTCTATAATGGTTTGACTTGACAACTCTACAATCACCTGCAAAATTGTTGTTGTTACCTTCGATACTTTTGGTTATTAAATTGAGTATTTTAGTTAAGCCATCTTGAGTTGacatttaataattcatttaggAGCTGTGCGCAGAATATTATCCAGCTCACCAAATCCAAGATGAACAAAATTAGTTTTGTGCACTAAAAAGATTTTGACAAgactctctcctcctcccctccctctcccctccttctcGTCTCCtgttctcctcctcttctccctctcccttcccggCCTCTCCTCCTCTCACAGTTAGAAGCAAGTCTGTAAGGCTTTCTTGTCCTACAGGGCAAAAACGGAAGCACATTTATAGTTTTTAGGCTAGGGTCTTTAAGCCCATCTAGGCGCAGTCCTAAAACTGTGTAGGACATAGATAGGTCATTAATCTGTGCTTGCTTTTCTGCAACTGATGGCCTCTCATTTTTAGCAGCCtctgatttgagatctttcatgCCCACTTCCTTGAGAAACAATTTTGCCTTTGTAAAGTCTGTACCAGTAAAATCCTTCAATGAAACCCAAAATGTCGACACAGCCAGTGGGAGGGCTGCCTGTGGACATGTCGGCTGGTCAGCCGCAAGCTCTGATACCCCGGAACACATGTCCATTCACCCGGGTGGGCGGCGGTAGAGCCGTCAGACCCACATCCTCCTTCGCCTACCATGTGGGGAATGCTATGCCTCGCACAGCTCAATCCTGCATGTTCGCGAATCTTCAGGGGTGAAAAGGAGAGGAACAGAGCATTCACAGCTACAATGAAGCTACAAGCAGTTGTAGGCAAAACTGTATGGTACAGCATATGCACAGTGCATGCCTTCCCTTCACACCTCGGAAGGCAGCAGGACTCCCCGGCAAGCGCAAGCTGTCACCATTCCCTTGGGAAGGCAGCTCTCTGAAGAATACTTCTTCCACCTGATGGTCCACCTTCCAGAATGCAGCTCCTGGGAAACAGCATCAGGCCAGTCTGGGAAGGCATGTGTTTCCTCGGATGTGTTGGAACATTTCCTctgaaaaataggaagaaaagtgGATCTGATATCATACTAGCAACCTCTCTGATGGGACTCACATGCTTGAGGGTAAAGGTGGTCATGCAGTCAGAATCAGCATTGACTCCAGATAAATGCATGGCCATGTTGGGTCATTTCTTCCCGTCGGAGTTTAGAGGGGGGTGAAGGAGGCTGGCTTCATCACACCATAGTGTGTGATGCACCAGCTGCCTGCAGGTGATGTTGAAGACAGCCAGGTGATCTCTGACTCCTAGGACTTTAAATGCTTGGCAGCTCATATCAAGAGAGGTTACTGtcttgccttgtttttttttttttttttaaattatccctCCAAAATCACAGAGATAAATACTGCAATGTAAGGCAGCCATTAGTGAGACATTATGATGAGTTGGTTTACAAAAAGgagttttcattcattcattcaaacaacGAATACTTTTTGAGCACCTACACTATTCTGGGACTTTTGCTAGGCCTGGGGGAttccaaaataaatatgaaaggtaAGTGTATGAGTTAGTTGTTGCTGCATAACAGACAGCCCCAAAACTTGTGGACTTAAGCAGCAATCCTGCATTACTACCTGGGTATCTATGAGTTGGCTAGGACTTGGATGATCTAGAATGGTCTTGACTAAGCAGCTCTGCATCTGGGATTGTTAGGGTGTCTACCATGTCTGTTTTCACCTGTCTCTCACACTTTTTGGACCAGAGAGGTAACTGGGGCATGTTCTCTGCATGGTGATATCAGAAGCATGAGAGGGTCTACTGAAACCCAAGGGCTTCTAAATGCCTCATCCAAAACTGGCACCCTCCTGTCTCCATCTACATTCCATTGGCTAAAAGTAAATCATATAGCCAACCTCAGAGCCCAGAGTCAGGGAAGCATATGCCACCCGCGATGAGGTCACAGCAAGGGTGTGGATGCAAGAAGGTGTGATGGAGGTCAACAGTGACACCTACAGTGGGAAGACATCATTTCCTATTCTTCATGCTGCTGATGGGCACAGGAATGGTGTTTTGGTCCATTAAGGC includes:
- the LOC112613225 gene encoding LOW QUALITY PROTEIN: uncharacterized protein LOC112613225 (The sequence of the model RefSeq protein was modified relative to this genomic sequence to represent the inferred CDS: deleted 2 bases in 1 codon) translates to MAMHLSGVNADSDCMTTFTLNFIVAVNALFLSFSPLKIREHAGLSCARHSIPHMVGEGGCGSDGSTAAHPGEWTCVPGYQSLRLTSRHVHAALPLAVSTFWVSLKDFTGTDFTKAKLFLKEVGMKDLKSEKSKHRLMTYLCPTQF